In a genomic window of Candidatus Cloacimonadota bacterium:
- a CDS encoding TIGR03546 family protein: MIILKFISKIIKLLESAASPAQLAWGFVLGMFLGFIPGFSLFKILIILLIILLNVNITMAIVSFALCGLLGYLLDGLFHSIGYWVLVQIAFLQKLWTGVYNAPILPYTRFNNTVVMGGLICAILLIVPVFFLIKELVLVYRNKLSVRVKKFKIVKVLSSSKLVGLYKKIKVVGG, encoded by the coding sequence ATGATCATACTAAAATTTATTTCTAAGATCATTAAACTTCTGGAATCAGCAGCATCACCGGCGCAGCTTGCATGGGGATTCGTGCTCGGTATGTTCCTCGGCTTCATTCCGGGATTCAGTCTGTTTAAAATACTGATCATTCTCCTTATCATTCTTTTGAATGTGAATATTACCATGGCGATCGTATCTTTTGCCCTTTGCGGATTGCTGGGATATTTACTGGATGGTTTATTTCATTCGATCGGGTATTGGGTGCTCGTGCAGATAGCATTTCTTCAAAAATTATGGACCGGCGTCTATAATGCTCCGATACTGCCTTATACACGATTTAATAATACTGTGGTCATGGGTGGATTGATCTGTGCGATTTTGCTGATTGTTCCTGTATTTTTTTTGATAAAAGAACTCGTTTTGGTATACAGGAATAAACTTTCTGTCAGAGTTAAGAAATTCAAGATCGTCAAAGTACTCTCCTCATCCAAGCTTGTTGGTTTGTACAAGAAGATTAAAGTTGTAGGAGGGTAA
- a CDS encoding TraB/GumN family protein: MKKTNATRKRIISVLALVCLILSFTSILHAELFLWEVQKGDNTAYLLGSFHLMPKSVYPLDEKIESSFDKSDVLVVEVDATVMDQNAVNAFIGQYAVYQDTLTLSQELPPELYASIAEKFIEMGYTEAQLNKLKPWFVSLNLGLSSLQQLDVDAGLGIDVYFLNKAHERGMNILELETSTSQLEMLASFPQDIQVDYLQYSLDKYTEADSTFYEMLDAWQTGDTERTNKLSRLKMLELEDEMPGMAEYYDRMFCQREEEMVKKIDGYMNDEDDHTYFIIVGAFHMVGEDGLIRRLEANGYTITQQKETKHEEK, from the coding sequence ATGAAAAAAACAAATGCAACACGTAAACGTATCATTTCAGTACTCGCGCTCGTGTGCCTGATCCTTTCATTCACATCAATCCTACATGCTGAGCTTTTCCTGTGGGAAGTTCAGAAAGGAGATAACACTGCATACCTTCTTGGATCATTCCATCTTATGCCGAAAAGCGTTTATCCGCTCGATGAAAAGATCGAGTCATCATTCGACAAATCCGATGTACTGGTCGTGGAAGTGGACGCAACGGTGATGGACCAGAATGCCGTAAACGCCTTTATCGGGCAATATGCTGTGTATCAGGATACACTCACGCTTTCGCAAGAGCTTCCTCCGGAACTCTATGCAAGCATTGCAGAGAAATTTATTGAAATGGGATACACGGAAGCACAACTCAATAAGTTGAAACCATGGTTCGTCAGCTTGAACCTTGGGCTTTCAAGTCTGCAGCAACTTGATGTGGATGCCGGACTTGGGATCGATGTTTACTTCCTCAACAAAGCCCATGAACGGGGAATGAATATCCTCGAACTGGAAACCTCCACATCCCAACTGGAAATGCTGGCTTCCTTTCCGCAAGATATCCAGGTGGACTATCTGCAGTATTCGCTCGATAAATATACAGAAGCAGACTCAACATTCTACGAAATGCTCGATGCATGGCAGACCGGTGATACTGAGCGCACGAACAAACTCTCCCGGCTCAAAATGCTTGAGCTTGAAGACGAGATGCCAGGAATGGCAGAGTATTATGACCGGATGTTCTGTCAGCGCGAGGAAGAGATGGTCAAGAAGATCGACGGATACATGAATGATGAAGATGACCATACGTACTTCATTATTGTGGGCGCATTCCACATGGTTGGAGAAGATGGACTTATCAGACGTCTGGAAGCGAATGGTTATACCATAACCCAGCAAAAGGAGACCAAACATGAAGAAAAATAA
- a CDS encoding T9SS type A sorting domain-containing protein: MKKILVLLLMVSFTAFVFADISAEFNEQMGIDTSSQTASSEVRTTRDIPAGGLLLIPDSGSDRVMAFYPDTGNLYDADFIPSDPTNLSTPIAAALHPDGHSILVSDQIKDGLIEYDLNGNFLGWFAPAGGPNTAILDNVRGWGVKADGNILVCNAGSSANIDCVAEFDENGNYLGNFIANGSGGLDSPFCVLYRPHKDDYLVSASSSNALHRYNASGTYIDDLVSSMHFPEQIAEAASGNLLVAGFSNPSGCYEYTDGGVYVGYYDVVTGLRGVYELSNGNILVTNGSGVYEINRSNQLVSTKITDVNGRFIYFADGGGAGVDDPQEKTQIKNFPNPMKGSTTISFSNMQAAGKTVHIYNTKGQLVNELPISGNQLSVEWNGTGFDGSLVPNGIYLYKIDIGDQVVSNKLLLLR; the protein is encoded by the coding sequence ATGAAAAAAATTTTAGTGCTTTTACTCATGGTATCTTTCACGGCGTTTGTCTTTGCAGATATTTCAGCGGAATTTAATGAACAAATGGGAATAGACACAAGCTCTCAAACCGCATCTTCGGAAGTCCGCACTACGCGGGATATTCCTGCAGGCGGTCTTTTACTCATTCCGGATTCGGGTTCTGACCGGGTCATGGCTTTTTATCCTGATACAGGCAATCTTTATGATGCGGATTTTATCCCTTCAGATCCGACAAATCTCTCTACTCCCATTGCAGCAGCTCTGCATCCGGACGGACACAGCATTCTGGTCTCTGACCAGATAAAAGACGGATTGATAGAATATGACTTGAATGGTAACTTTTTAGGTTGGTTTGCACCTGCAGGGGGTCCGAATACTGCCATTCTGGATAATGTGCGCGGCTGGGGCGTAAAAGCTGACGGCAACATACTCGTTTGTAATGCAGGTAGTTCTGCGAATATCGATTGTGTAGCTGAATTCGATGAGAATGGTAATTACCTTGGCAATTTCATAGCCAATGGATCCGGCGGGCTTGACAGTCCGTTCTGTGTTTTGTATCGACCTCATAAAGACGATTACCTTGTTTCTGCCAGTTCAAGTAATGCGCTGCACCGGTATAATGCTTCAGGTACATATATCGATGATCTTGTTTCATCGATGCACTTTCCTGAGCAAATAGCAGAGGCAGCTTCCGGTAATTTACTTGTGGCAGGATTCAGCAATCCGAGCGGCTGTTATGAATATACCGACGGAGGCGTGTATGTAGGTTATTACGATGTTGTGACCGGATTGCGCGGTGTGTATGAGCTTAGTAATGGGAATATACTAGTTACCAATGGCTCAGGCGTGTATGAGATCAACAGGTCGAACCAGCTTGTATCCACCAAAATAACTGATGTTAACGGACGATTTATCTACTTTGCTGATGGTGGCGGAGCTGGTGTGGATGATCCGCAGGAGAAGACGCAGATAAAGAACTTCCCCAATCCGATGAAGGGTTCAACGACCATTTCGTTTTCGAATATGCAGGCTGCCGGAAAGACTGTTCATATTTACAATACAAAAGGTCAGCTGGTGAACGAACTTCCGATTTCGGGAAATCAGCTTTCGGTTGAGTGGAACGGAACCGGTTTTGATGGTTCGTTGGTTCCAAATGGGATCTATTTGTATAAGATCGATATCGGTGATCAGGTTGTTTCGAATAAACTGCTTCTGTTGAGATAA
- a CDS encoding HNH endonuclease, whose protein sequence is MSFMLLKKNVTYSFFNQGFTIPVDKQNLFFNSVAPIKSQGNSEFITIIVDNHSFDVVARNQKFDKNTYPDHKNIVQIRYDTNKDFIEYLRNKFSKSYNQIMYKRSQIDNPGKKYISIPKKYEEYFVLYTTDLHKTLAMDCITSDELINVEKIIKTEDYQEEMVENILDRKDQNANLEIVNRLAKIRKLNQKIGNDLKSIYDYKCQICGYTALDVYSCKIAESHHIKPFINSLNNNADNLMIVCPNHHRIIHKVLPRFIRGKLTFKFPNGLEERLKINYHL, encoded by the coding sequence ATGAGTTTTATGCTTTTAAAGAAAAATGTTACTTATTCCTTTTTTAATCAAGGATTCACTATTCCTGTTGATAAACAAAATTTATTTTTCAATTCAGTAGCTCCTATTAAATCACAAGGTAATTCAGAATTTATTACAATTATAGTAGATAATCATTCATTTGATGTTGTTGCAAGAAATCAGAAGTTTGATAAAAATACTTATCCAGATCATAAAAATATTGTTCAAATAAGATATGATACTAATAAAGATTTTATAGAATATCTTAGAAATAAATTTTCAAAAAGTTATAATCAAATAATGTATAAAAGAAGTCAAATTGATAATCCAGGGAAAAAGTATATCTCTATCCCAAAAAAATATGAAGAGTATTTTGTGCTCTATACTACAGATTTACATAAAACTTTAGCAATGGATTGTATTACATCGGATGAATTAATAAATGTAGAAAAAATAATAAAAACAGAAGATTATCAGGAAGAAATGGTCGAAAATATACTTGATAGAAAAGATCAAAATGCAAATTTAGAAATTGTAAATAGATTAGCTAAAATTAGAAAATTAAATCAGAAAATTGGAAATGACCTTAAAAGCATTTATGATTACAAATGTCAGATTTGTGGTTATACAGCTTTGGATGTTTATTCCTGCAAAATAGCTGAATCACATCATATCAAACCCTTTATTAATAGTCTAAACAACAATGCAGATAACCTAATGATAGTATGCCCAAATCACCACAGAATAATTCATAAAGTATTACCTAGATTTATTAGAGGTAAATTAACTTTTAAATTTCCAAATGGCCTTGAAGAACGTTTAAAAATTAATTACCATCTTTAA